The nucleotide sequence tcaataacgtaaatgttaacatttaaaagtatcaataactccaatattaacatttaaaagtatcaataacttaaatattaacctttaaaagtatcaataacttcaatattaacatttaaaaatatcaataacttTAATATTAACCTTTAAAAGTGTCAATAACTTCAATATTAACGTTTAAAATTATGAATAACTCCAATATTAACCTTTAAAGACTCAGTTATTATTTGTGTTGAAAGGACTGAGCTGAAGCTGAAGGTTCATTCTGGATGTTTTCATGCTGAaagtctgtgtttattttcatgtttctgattatttttgtgAGTTTCCTTCAGATTCATGaactttaaactgaaaaaaaaaactgcagccgTGTTTCCTCTGACTCCACATGTTGTTCTgcggcagccaatcagaggcgcCGGCTGTGCAGACTCACAGCCGTGATGTCACACTGCATAGCCGTGATGTCACGCTGCAGCAGGACGATGAAGACGATGTAGATGATGAAGACaatgaggaggaagatgaagacgagtggaCGTGGAGTTCAACAGGAGATCTGACCAAAAGATACAACCGGAGCTGTCAGGTTTGATTGATCGATTATCACTGATTATTGATCGATTATCGCTGATTATTTATCGATTATCACTGATTATTGATCGATTATCgctgattattgattgattgattatcaCTGATTATTGATCAATTATCGCTGATTATTGATCGATTATCACTGATTGTTGATAAGGCTGTCTCATGCTTTCAGTTTGATCTTTTATGTTGGAAACATGCTGAAGCTCCGGCCGACGTCACGTTGCCACGGTTACACCTAACAATGACcttcaaatgaaatgaatacTGGTTGATTAATCTGATCATTTATTGATCAGTCTGtttgttgatttattgattttctcTTCAGTCCAACAGACAGAATCCGTCCAATAAGAGGCTGCCGTCATCGACTCCATCTGACAAAGCTCTGAGGAAATACGAACACAAGATCAACCTGGGTAACAGCACACTGTAGCACACacactgtgacacacacactgtagcacaaacactgtaacacacacacgcactgtaacacacactgtaatacATGCTGCAAcatacacactgtaacacacactgtaacatacactgtaacactgtaacacatactgtaacacacacagtaacacacacacacacacacacacacacacacacacactgtagcaCACACTGTagcacacactgcaacacacactgtaacacacactaacacacactgtaacacacactgtagcacaaactgtaacacacactgtaacacacacactgtaacacataCCCACTGTAACACAcccactgtaacacacactgtaacacacacactgtaacacacaaactgtaacacactgcaacacacactgtaacacataCACTGTAACACGCATACTGTAACACACACCCATTGtaacacacactacaacacacactgtaacacgtGCTTTGGAAAGTTTGTCAATCTGAAGCTGAATTTTTTGTGGAGATGATCAATAATTATGTTAAATAGTTGATGATCAATAATTATGTTGAATGATTGATGATCAATAATTATGTTGAATGATTGATGATCAATAATTATGTTAAATGATTGATGATCAGTAATTATGTTGAATGATTGATGATCAATAATTATGTTAAATGATTGATGGTCAGTAATTATGTTGAATGATTGATGATCAATAATTATGTTAAATGACTGATGATCATAGTGATTGATCGCCTGATCGGCTTCTGTGTTTCAGATAAACTGAACTTTGCCGACTCGGTGATCAATAAAGTGACGACgatgcagaaacagaaagacgCCGACACGTATGTCTGAACTCACCTGGTGCTGTGAcatcacagtcatgtgacagtGTGACTAatgttctgattggctgctttCCACAGGTACAGAGTGAAGGACAAATCAGATCGAGCCACAGTTGAACAGGTGAGGGTCGTGTAAAGAACGAAATGCTCGAACTGATCGATGAATCGGATCAATAATCAGCAGCTTTTTTCTTCTCGGCAGGTTTTGGATCCTCGAACAAGAATGATTCTCTTCAAGATGTTGAGTCGAGGAATCATCTGTGAGATCAACGGCTGCATCAGCACCGGGAAGGAGGTCACAACATCAATATGTTGATCTAATCTACTGATCAGTGCACCGCGCTCTGATTGGACCACCATGTTTGTGTCAGCAGTGACATCACTGCGGCCTGAATAATAACGTTCGGTCTGTCGAACACGACAACGGAAACTGAAATAATCCATACCTGATCGATCATCAGAAACACAAACGAGAACTGTATgcgatgtttgtgtttttcaaaacaaatgaaaaattaatcgaaactaaaaacaaccagaaagtcCAAACTTTGTGAGTTCTGATGGATTAAGGTCACAGCTCAGAGCTCCGTAAAGGTGGGCCGCTGGAGAAACAGGATGAGGTTCAgtcacaaacaataaaaaatacctAGTTTATATAGTAGAGAAACAAATGATCTACAAGGTCATGTATGACACAAACTACATACAGCGAAAACATGCCAGATAATGCACACATAGTATGTTTAAAAATCACCAGCAAATGATGCCAACATAATAAAACATGTGAAATAAGATCGCTGAACATTATGCAGTAATAATGAGAAATAACACCTGGTCAACATTCTGCAGACCTCAGGTTctcctggggtccgtttcacgaagcaggttcaacaaactctgagtttaaccctgaactctgagttgatctactctgagatagaaaactctgagttttcggtttcacaacggctgatttgagttggtttaatcaactcggagtagtttcacccggagttaagcgcgtgcaccacaactctgaaaagccagtatcaatggagcgccgattcgacgagtcaccatggcaacggggaagcggaggactacaccgtttgaattggaaatcttaatgcgcttatatagcgagtttgagcacgtttttagaaagaagtgcaacacctgcagctgcaaaagagagggagacggtgtgggagaacattgctgcccgggtcaatgcgtaagtttaaatcacaataatattacaggaaaactgtttgaatggtagcctattaagttatttcatttaggtgcaatcctgtgggggagaagcgcatgtggcagcagcttaagatgaaatataaaaacatttttaaaacaggtaagaagttggcataatctcatggagctacctcattttgatcatgttttacattgtaaagtagcctaaatattaagtatgcagtggttttatcccacacatagcctaaatgtctgcatccatatcatgttctgttaaataattaagcctatttaaactaacaaagacttctactcagccaactctatatatatatatatatacatacatacatacatacatacatacatacatacatacatacatacatacatacatacatatatatatatagttggctgagtagaagtctgtgttagttaggttgtatgtagattatggactgtgacgtgaaacggtaccgctcaaaaagataattgtccgataatgcgagaacatctatgcgcggtctgataacGATCTcctgatgaatatttaattctctgcgcagtaatgctgctgcttcatctactggatcgttaataaaaggacatgacatttatagacggcagaactagacttcacCAAAACTCACctgatgactgaatgaatgaggaaatcaaatagtgtgtgactgaaagaaggcggagacagagagaaactcgaggtttactgagaaaaacctggtccagaccaggttagagtcagagaggctgttactacggtaactgaccgagagtttaagttacccctctttgtgaaacaggctagagttacccctctgtctctggtttgagttacctccctttgtgaaacggaaaactctgagtttccctcatttcagggttaacaaactcagagttttcactaaacctgcttcgtgaaatgGACCCCTGGTCAACGTTCTGTTTCCCTCAGGTTCTCCAGCTGAATGTTCTGCAACTTGTTTTTCAGGCTAACGTTTATCATGCTAGCACGGCGGCCGGAGACAGCAGAGCCATCAAGATCTACAAGACGTCCATCTTGCTGTTCAAAGACCGAGACAAATACGTCAGTGGAGAGTTCAGGTAGGtctgacaccacagaagaagagttCAGGTCTGACATCACCATTCCTTCAGTAAAAAGTCTGGTTTCTGATGTTCTACAGGTTCCGTCATGGTTATTGTAAAGGAAACCCCAGGAAGATGGTGAGAACATGGGCTGAGAAAGAGATGAGGAACCTTATCAGGTCAGAACCTTTCTACTGTCTTAGAGAACCCAGTAGAACCTGATGTCACTGACAAATAGAACCAAGTAGAACCTGATGTCATTGACAAATAGAACACAGTAGAACCTGATGTCACTGACAAATAGAACCCAGTAGAAACCGCTCGATGGACAGATAGAACCCATTAAAACCTGATTTCATTGACAGATAGAACCCAGTAGAACCTGATGTCATTGACAGATAGAACATAGCACTTAATTTGAgctgtacaaataaataaaacttaaccTGATTGGTAGAACCTAGTGGAACCTGATCTGACAGACATTCAGTTTTAGAACAGTTTTAGAACCTGATATGATGTCTATATTAGATCAGGTTCTATGTAGAACCCAGTAGACACATAAAACTCAGTAGAATCGGGTCTGATTGTTAGAACCCAGTAGAAATGGATCTAACAGGCACACCTCTGTAGAACATGGAATAACGAACGGGTAGAACCCAGTAGAACCTGCaggttgttgtgtttcaggCTGCAGATGGCAGGAATCCCCAGTCCAGAACCTCTGCTGCTCCGGAGTCATGTTCTGCTGATGAGCTTTattggaaaagaaaacatgtaagAACCCACTGATGCACCGGCATGGACTGTACTGATCGTTCTCTACGGTATTGATTGTTCTCTACTGTATTGATTGTTCTCTACTGATCGTTCTCTACTGTATTGATTGTTCTCTACTGTACTGATCGTTCTCTGCGGTATTGATTGTTCTCTACTGTATTGATTGTTCTCTACTGTACTGAGCGTTCTCTACTGCATTGATTGTTCTCTACTGTACTGATCATTCTCTACGGTATTGATTGTTCTCTACTATATTGATTGTTCTCTACTGTACTGATCGTTCTCTACGGTATTGATTTTTCTCTACTGTATTGATCGTTCTCTACTGTACTGATCGTTCTCTACTGTATTGATCGTTCTCTACTGTACTGATCGTTCTCTATGGTATTGATCATTCTCTACTGTACTGATCGTTCTCTACTGTATTGATTGTTCTCTATTGTATTGATTGTTCTCTACTCTATTGATCGTTCTCTACTGTACTGATCGTTCTCTACGGTATTGATCGTTCTCTCCTGTACTGATCTTTCTCTACTGTATTGATTGTTCTCTACTGATCGTTCTCTGCGGTATTGATCGTTCTCTACTGTACTGATCGTTCTCTACTGTATTGATTGTTCTCTACTGTACTGATCATTCTCTACGGTATTGATCGTTCTCTACTGTACTGATCGTTCTCTACTGTATTGATTGTTCTCTACTGTACTGATCGTTCTCTACAGTATTGATTGTTCTCTACTGTACTGATCGTTCTCTACAGTATTGATCATTCTCTACTGTACTGATCATTCTCTACGGTATTGATTGTTCTCTGATGTTTTGGTGGACCAGGCCGGCTCCTCTCCTGAAGAACGTGTCCTTATCGGAGTCGAAGGCTCGGGAGCTCTACCTGCAGGTTCTACAGAACATGAGGAAGCTGTTCCAGGATGCTCGCCTCGTCCACGCAGACCTCAGCGAATTCAATATGCTGTGAGACGATCCTTTTAGAATAAACCTCATAGATGTTCCACCGTGGTTCTCTAACAGTTCCTCACCTGTCAACAGGTATCACGACGGAGATGCCTACATCATCGACGTGTCGCAGTCGGTCGAACACGATCATCCTCATGCTTTGGAGTTCCTCAGGAAGGACTGCAGCAATGTGAACGGTGAGGAGAGCAGGTTCCTGATCTGAGGTTCCTGATCTGAGGTTCCTGATCTTAGGTTCAGAACCAACGATGGAATTCAAGTGGTTCTGAGATTGGGCCTCTCTGGTGTTCTGTTAGTGAGTGAAGAGCCGTTCTGGTGTTCTGTTAGTGAGTGAAGAACCGTTCTGGTGTTCTGTTAATGAGTGAAGAACGGTTCTCtctgatgttctgttttttcGCAGAGTTCTTTGGGAAACGTGGCGTCGCTGTGATGACGGTCAGAGAACTGTTTGATTTCATCACTGATCCGTCCATCACCTGCACAAACATCGACCAATACCTGGACAAGGTCTGTAACCGTGACAACGCAACTTTATTCATAAAGACAACgcaactttatttataaagacaatgcaacattatttataaagacaacgcaactttatttataaagacaaTGCAACgttatttataaagacaacGCAACTTTATAAAGACAAtgcaactttatttataaagattaCTCAACACCCTTTTGTttacaaaagagaaacaaatttatttataaaaacaagCAGCTTTACTGAGACTGTTAAAACTTTCTTCCTAAACATGAACTTTAAatctaaatgtgtgtttgttcgtCCAGGCGATGGTGATCGCAGCAGACCGAACGTCAGAGCAGCGGACAGACCAGGACCGAGTGGACGAGGAGGTGACAGAGCATGCTCAGTTGGTTGCCGTGGTAACGTCCTCTCTAGCTGTCTGACCTTTCACCTGTCGCCCCCCCAGGTGTTTAAGAAGGCCTACATCCCCCGAACGCTGACCGAGGTCAGTCACTACGAGAGAGACGTGGACCTGATGAGGACCAAGGAGGAGGAGTCGGCCGTCAGCGGACACGACGACAACGTACGCATCACTGCCACACAGCCAATCAGACCGCAGCGGAACAGGGTGCAACTGACCATGATGTTCTGTGTTCCTCAGGTTCTCTATCAAACGCTGACTGGACTGAAGAAGGACCTGTCCGGAGTTCAGACGGTACAAACACCTATCTTAGCTTAGCCtagattagcttagcttagcttagcctagcctAGCTTAGCCTGGCCTAGCTTACCCCAGCCTAGCCTCTCCTAGCCTAGCCTGACGGTGACACGGTGTCCATGTGTCCTCAGGTTCCTGCGCTGTTGGAAGACGAGTGCTCTACCTCAGAGgacgaggatgaggaggacgatgaagaggagcagcaggagcaggaTGAGGAGGCTGCGGTGGACAGAAAGGTGGAGATCAGAGGTAGAGGTGGAACGTTCCTGAAGAACCCCAACCCCTAACGCTGCTCTGTCTGTTtcaggagaggaagaagatggtgaaagaagctcagagagagaagaggaggagtaaaGTACCGAAACAtgtgaagaagaggaaggagaaggtgGCCAAGATGAAGAAAGGCAGATGACGTCCTGACAGCCAGCCAATCACACACAGGGACTGGGGGCGGGGCTAGAGGTGACCAATCATCACCTGGACACTGCTGCAGAAGCATCTTTAAATAAACCgttatttgtttacattctttaGCTAATCAGCAGCTTCTCTGACATCCACCTGTGGCTCCAGCAGCCAATCGCAGAGCTCCCTGAGAGCAGAATAAACGTGTTTGCATCCTGATGTATGTGATTGTTCTACATTAAAGCTGGTCGATGTGTTCCGTGTGGTTCTCTGGTTCTCTttgtgctttaatatttatttctgctgctgtgtgatcagccaatcagagcagagttCTGAACCGGCCAATCAGAATGATCGTACTGATG is from Amphiprion ocellaris isolate individual 3 ecotype Okinawa chromosome 10, ASM2253959v1, whole genome shotgun sequence and encodes:
- the LOC111577599 gene encoding serine/threonine-protein kinase RIO1 codes for the protein MSACVPGQFDDAEEDSQSEAPAVQTHSRDVTLHSRDVTLQQDDEDDVDDEDNEEEDEDEWTWSSTGDLTKRYNRSCQSNRQNPSNKRLPSSTPSDKALRKYEHKINLDKLNFADSVINKVTTMQKQKDADTYRVKDKSDRATVEQVLDPRTRMILFKMLSRGIICEINGCISTGKEANVYHASTAAGDSRAIKIYKTSILLFKDRDKYVSGEFRFRHGYCKGNPRKMVRTWAEKEMRNLIRLQMAGIPSPEPLLLRSHVLLMSFIGKENMPAPLLKNVSLSESKARELYLQVLQNMRKLFQDARLVHADLSEFNMLYHDGDAYIIDVSQSVEHDHPHALEFLRKDCSNVNEFFGKRGVAVMTVRELFDFITDPSITCTNIDQYLDKAMVIAADRTSEQRTDQDRVDEEVFKKAYIPRTLTEVSHYERDVDLMRTKEEESAVSGHDDNVLYQTLTGLKKDLSGVQTVPALLEDECSTSEDEDEEDDEEEQQEQDEEAAVDRKERKKMVKEAQREKRRSKVPKHVKKRKEKVAKMKKGR